The window CCGGCAATGCTTCTCGGCATCAAAAAGCCAGGAAGGATCGAAAGGATCAGCATCATCGATTGACGTCAGCTCAAAATCTATCTCGATGTCAGCCTGTTTCAAGAAAATTATGTGCCTGGTTAGCTACAGCTGCTCACAAGAACACACAAAACACCTCCATATGTATAATTAGTAATTACCGGGAGACCCTGCAACTTTTACTGGCATGCCTCTTTTTGTAATAAAAATTTTCTTTAGAAGACCAGGTAAGAATGTTTGTGAAATAGGAAACTACCTGCAAAGTGTCAGCTCCCTCAATCTCAAATAGATCTCCCATCTTCAAGTCTAGTCCTTGATGGTTGAtttcatttcctcgaagggactcaATCTCTTCAACTGGCCATTGCAGCAGCCGTTTGCTATCGCTGTCTAACCAAATTGTCCTGGGGAATGACTAGATGTAATAGAAAAAAATGAGGTTAAACATGTTTCACTAATTTTTAAATCGTTATTTCAATATGATACAATTACAGCCAATTAAGGGTAGATTTTCTTACATGGATTCCTGCCCAGCCTTTTGCAACATCATCTGAAGAACTGTCAGTCTCAGTAGTCCAAGCCCATATGATCCTCCTTCCATGTTTAGAGTCAAAGAACGTTTTTGAAGCATAGAAATTGCCATAATCGATCCTCGGCCATAGCCGACTGTCATCAGTATCTGGCACAAAGACATCACGTTTGAGATCATAAACCCCTATCACGTACACGTCTTCACCGAAATTCAGGCCCATTTTGAGGACATGCTTGGCGCCATTTGGGATTGCTGAAGACATGTCCAGTCCATTGTTACTTCCCGGCAATACTGCGAAGAAATCCAGGCACTCTAACATAATGGAGGCATTGGATGAATACAGCGGATGGTCAACTCTAGTCCAGTTCAAGAAGTCTTCGCTCTTGTACAAAAGTGCAGCACCGTAGCCGTTCAGCTGAGCACCGACTGCTATTCTCCATAGTCCGTCCGGTCCGATCCAACCGGTTGTCGGATCCCTGAACTGCCCCGAGTTCAAGCCCGGTACACCCGATTGGATCACTGGGTTATTGCCTGCTTTGGTCCATTCCCTGAGGTAGGGATCAGACCGGTTTTTGGGAAGCGCAATGTTTTGGACCTGATGCTTCTCAATGTCGATGACACCGGTGTATATGATGACCGGTTGATCACCAGATACAATTGTGACTGAGCCGGACCAGCAACCTTTTATGTCATTTGGGGTATCCGGTTCTATTGCGGGTTCAAGAGTAATCCAGTTGACGAGGTCCGTTGAAACCGAATGGCCCCAAACTATGTTGTAGGAGGTATtgggattgaaggagccatcggggTTATATTGGTAGAATTCATGGTAGATGCCATTGTAGTACATTGGTCCTGAAATTTTAATAAATGCAATATAAGATAGAAATCTGCAATTTCTTCTCTTTTGTATTATTTAAAAGTGTATGTGCCTGAGATATTCGTACCACATGGATCTTTTTTGTTGTTGTAGATTTCCAAGGATATCCAATTCATCGAATATATGAAGAAGAAAAACAGAGAGAATGTCAATGACTTGCAACAGATGTACAGTTGATAGGATATGATTATTGGTAAAAACAGGACCAAAGATGTTATAGGTTTCAAAATATGCCAGTACTTCATTACTTTCCAATGAGTATGATAGATCTGTCTAATATAATTCAGACACATAATGTGAGACCCTAGTTTCAGCGATATGATTCTGAAAGTGGTTTTTCGCTGTCGCCTTGTTTTCTCTTGTGGTTGGATCAACTGTGCCTTTTCCCCCCATTGACATACACCCATTCCATAGACAATTTTCTCCCTCCTTTTCCCCCTATTTAACTGTTACATGCAAAATCTGACTGCAGCGCCTACACCGAGCACCTATTTCGGCATACCCAAAGTAAGATGGGCGAAACGGTAACCAGTTTTTCTTGggccaagagaagaagaaaaacacaCCAAAATCAGAGGGGCCATCTGATTGGCCACAGACAAAAGTGAAGAGATGACCcagaaaacttaacagaaaaaggaaacagagaggtaAGCAGAGACATGAACAACATACCGTTGATCCAGTTCTTGGGAGGCTGCAGGTGGTAGGCAGTCCTGTACCTCTCGCTGACAATGGCGGTGGAGGGGCCCTTCGTTGAAGACTGTGAGCAGAAGAAGACTCCCTCTCTGCAGGGCCCTACCTAAGAAAAAAAATTGGGGGCCAGCACGAAAGATCAGGTATTAAGGCCCTAGAAGAAAGAGGCTAAAATGAAATATATTTGGTTGAGTGGAGTAGAGGGGAGCTACTTTGTAGAAGCGAATAAGAGTTGGTGAAACAGAGAGCGAATGAAcatgggagacagggagggagtgtAACTAAAACAAATGACTGACACTGTAGGTTCTATTACAAGCTTAAATTTCAGAGACCTGATTCAGTTCATAGAAGAAATGGGAGCTTATTTTAGGGGCAAGTGAGTGAGTGAATGAACATGTTATTAGGCTTAATTACCAGGAGTTGGAAGAGAAGGCTGGTGGAGAAGATACACGCGAGGCCACCAAGGAAGCTGTAACAGCAGCAGGAGCAACAGTTAATTGGAGGGAACAAACCAAATGGAATAGTTGATGAAGGCGGCAGGCAGTCGAACAATGGATGAACTTACACTGTGAAGGCCGACATCGATCAAGAGTAAGTtagacagcagcagcagcagcagaca is drawn from Triticum dicoccoides isolate Atlit2015 ecotype Zavitan chromosome 4A, WEW_v2.0, whole genome shotgun sequence and contains these coding sequences:
- the LOC119287296 gene encoding beta-fructofuranosidase, insoluble isoenzyme 4-like isoform X3 produces the protein MYYNGIYHEFYQYNPDGSFNPNTSYNIVWGHSVSTDLVNWITLEPAIEPDTPNDIKGCWSGSVTIVSGDQPVIIYTGVIDIEKHQVQNIALPKNRSDPYLREWTKAGNNPVIQSGVPGLNSGQFRDPTTGWIGPDGLWRIAVGAQLNGYGAALLYKSEDFLNWTRVDHPLYSSNASIMLECLDFFAVLPGSNNGLDMSSAIPNGAKHVLKMGLNFGEDVYVIGVYDLKRDVFVPDTDDSRLWPRIDYGNFYASKTFFDSKHGRRIIWAWTTETDSSSDDVAKGWAGIHSFPRTIWLDSDSKRLLQWPVEEIESLRGNEINHQGLDLKMGDLFEIEGADTLQADIEIDFELTSIDDADPFDPSWLFDAEKHCREADASVHGSIGPFGLVILASDDTEEHTVVHFRVYKSQKNYMILMCSDLRRSSLTPGLDTPTYGGFFEFDLEKERKISLRTLVSWVAFVSFLQLHVHSLTELKMYTTIQIDRSAVESFGGGGRVCIMARVYPVSLVDDNRQPHMYAFNNGSATVRVPQLRAWSMRRAQVSV
- the LOC119287296 gene encoding beta-fructofuranosidase, insoluble isoenzyme 4-like isoform X2 encodes the protein MSAFTVFLGGLACIFSTSLLFQLLVGPCREGVFFCSQSSTKGPSTAIVSERYRTAYHLQPPKNWINDPCGPMYYNGIYHEFYQYNPDGSFNPNTSYNIVWGHSVSTDLVNWITLEPAIEPDTPNDIKGCWSGSVTIVSGDQPVIIYTGVIDIEKHQVQNIALPKNRSDPYLREWTKAGNNPVIQSGVPGLNSGQFRDPTTGWIGPDGLWRIAVGAQLNGYGAALLYKSEDFLNWTRVDHPLYSSNASIMLECLDFFAVLPGSNNGLDMSSAIPNGAKHVLKMGLNFGEDVYVIGVYDLKRDVFVPDTDDSRLWPRIDYGNFYASKTFFDSKHGRRIIWAWTTETDSSSDDVAKGWAGIHSFPRTIWLDSDSKRLLQWPVEEIESLRGNEINHQGLDLKMGDLFEIEGADTLQADIEIDFELTSIDDADPFDPSWLFDAEKHCREADASVHGSIGPFGLVILASDDTEEHTVVHFRVYKSQKNYMILMCSDLRRSSLTPGLDTPTYGGFFEFDLEKERKISLRTLIDRSAVESFGGGGRVCIMARVYPVSLVDDNRQPHMYAFNNGSATVRVPQLRAWSMRRAQVSV
- the LOC119287296 gene encoding beta-fructofuranosidase, insoluble isoenzyme 4-like isoform X1 translates to MSAFTVFLGGLACIFSTSLLFQLLVGPCREGVFFCSQSSTKGPSTAIVSERYRTAYHLQPPKNWINDPCGPMYYNGIYHEFYQYNPDGSFNPNTSYNIVWGHSVSTDLVNWITLEPAIEPDTPNDIKGCWSGSVTIVSGDQPVIIYTGVIDIEKHQVQNIALPKNRSDPYLREWTKAGNNPVIQSGVPGLNSGQFRDPTTGWIGPDGLWRIAVGAQLNGYGAALLYKSEDFLNWTRVDHPLYSSNASIMLECLDFFAVLPGSNNGLDMSSAIPNGAKHVLKMGLNFGEDVYVIGVYDLKRDVFVPDTDDSRLWPRIDYGNFYASKTFFDSKHGRRIIWAWTTETDSSSDDVAKGWAGIHSFPRTIWLDSDSKRLLQWPVEEIESLRGNEINHQGLDLKMGDLFEIEGADTLQADIEIDFELTSIDDADPFDPSWLFDAEKHCREADASVHGSIGPFGLVILASDDTEEHTVVHFRVYKSQKNYMILMCSDLRRSSLTPGLDTPTYGGFFEFDLEKERKISLRTLVSWVAFVSFLQLHVHSLTELKMYTTIQIDRSAVESFGGGGRVCIMARVYPVSLVDDNRQPHMYAFNNGSATVRVPQLRAWSMRRAQVSV